One window of Candidatus Tectomicrobia bacterium genomic DNA carries:
- a CDS encoding glucose 1-dehydrogenase, which translates to MESFDLTGRAALVTGGSRGLGRACALALAKAGADVAVAATNEPALRETAAAIERHGRRAAVFPLDVTDAAASRRVVEESVRELGRLDFLINAAGVCPRLSPMETSPGEFHRTLAVNAGGAFHLCTAAFPHLSEEKVRSAGGGSIVNFGSVAGLRARPNVLAYAASKAAVHSLTQSLAVDWARYGIRVNAVIPGQFDTDMGAPLLNDPEALSAYVKRIPAGRVGQPGELAPLVVFLCSPASSYMTGSLVVADGGLTLQ; encoded by the coding sequence ATGGAATCATTTGACCTGACCGGCCGGGCCGCCTTGGTGACCGGCGGGAGCCGGGGGCTGGGCAGGGCCTGTGCCCTCGCGCTCGCGAAAGCGGGGGCGGACGTGGCCGTCGCCGCGACAAACGAGCCGGCGTTGAGGGAGACCGCCGCCGCCATCGAGAGGCATGGCCGTCGCGCGGCCGTATTCCCCCTGGACGTGACCGATGCCGCCGCCTCTCGGCGGGTGGTGGAGGAATCCGTCCGGGAACTGGGGCGCCTGGATTTCCTGATCAACGCCGCGGGCGTATGTCCCCGCCTTTCCCCGATGGAAACCTCGCCCGGTGAATTCCACCGCACGCTGGCCGTCAACGCCGGCGGCGCCTTTCACCTATGCACCGCGGCCTTTCCCCACCTGAGCGAAGAAAAGGTCCGGAGCGCCGGAGGAGGGAGCATCGTCAACTTCGGCTCGGTGGCGGGCCTGCGCGCCCGCCCGAACGTCCTCGCCTACGCGGCCTCCAAGGCGGCCGTCCACAGCCTCACCCAGTCGCTCGCGGTGGACTGGGCGCGGTATGGCATCCGGGTGAACGCCGTCATCCCGGGGCAGTTCGACACGGACATGGGGGCCCCCCTGCTGAACGATCCGGAGGCGCTGAGCGCTTACGTAAAGCGAATCCCCGCCGGGCGCGTGGGCCAGCCGGGGGAGCTTGCGCCCCTGGTTGTCTTTCTGTGCTCCCCGGCTTCCTCATACATGACCGGCTCGCTCGTTGTCGCCGATGGCGGCCTGACGCTTCAATAA
- a CDS encoding dihydrodipicolinate reductase, giving the protein MERIRVCQIGLGAIGLACAAEARRRPGLELLGGVDIDPGLEGKDLGLLAEGTRWSLPVRRDLESALREWRPRAALLTTVSQVERLAPVLETLIRAGVNVVSSSEELLVPRHRAPEASAALDALARSAGVTVMAAGVNPGFTMDLFPLFLSSMSRRVEKVEVRRCLDAAARRESLQRKVGAGLSLDAFHAGQREGWIGHKGLMESLVLICEGLGWRPDRSEETMEPMIASRGLRTDFLEVAPGQVAGVHHTARAWRGERLLVELDLKMYVGAKNSYDNVRILGEPPLDVTVQGGIAGDAATVAGLLNAVPLAVSASPGLLSPLASPLPRGFGA; this is encoded by the coding sequence ATGGAGCGGATCCGGGTTTGCCAGATTGGCCTGGGGGCCATCGGCTTGGCCTGCGCGGCCGAGGCCAGGCGGCGCCCGGGGCTCGAACTGCTTGGCGGCGTCGACATCGACCCGGGTCTGGAGGGGAAAGACCTCGGCCTTCTGGCGGAAGGAACCCGCTGGAGCCTGCCGGTGCGGAGGGATCTCGAATCCGCGCTCAGGGAATGGCGGCCCCGCGCGGCCCTGCTGACCACCGTCTCCCAGGTGGAGCGCCTGGCGCCCGTCCTGGAGACGCTCATCCGGGCGGGGGTGAATGTGGTTTCCTCCTCGGAGGAGCTTCTGGTCCCAAGACACCGCGCCCCCGAAGCCTCCGCAGCGCTCGATGCCCTCGCCAGGTCGGCCGGCGTTACGGTCATGGCGGCCGGCGTGAACCCCGGGTTCACCATGGACCTTTTCCCCCTGTTCCTGTCCTCCATGTCCAGGCGGGTGGAGAAGGTGGAGGTACGCCGATGCCTGGACGCGGCGGCCCGGCGGGAAAGCCTGCAGCGAAAGGTAGGAGCCGGGCTCTCGCTCGATGCGTTTCATGCCGGCCAGCGAGAGGGATGGATCGGCCACAAAGGGCTCATGGAGAGCCTCGTCCTGATCTGCGAGGGGCTCGGCTGGCGGCCCGACCGGTCGGAGGAAACCATGGAGCCCATGATCGCCAGCCGCGGCCTGAGGACGGATTTCCTCGAGGTCGCCCCGGGCCAGGTGGCCGGCGTCCACCACACCGCGCGCGCATGGCGCGGGGAGAGGTTGCTCGTGGAGCTGGACCTGAAGATGTACGTCGGGGCGAAGAATTCCTACGACAACGTCCGCATCCTTGGAGAGCCGCCCCTCGATGTGACGGTCCAGGGGGGAATCGCGGGCGACGCGGCCACGGTGGCTGGCTTATTGAATGCCGTTCCGCTCGCTGTCTCGGCATCCCCCGGCCTGCTGTCTCCTTTGGCATCACCTCTGCCCCGTGGTTTCGGAGCATAA